The nucleotide window AAAGATGCCGCACCGTCTCCTGCCCCGGCCTGCTTCCTGCCCTCCCTCAAAACTAGTGGGCTTGTATGGGCTAACATAGACACCAGCACTGCCAGCTATTTTAAATCCCACTTCCAGATGGCTGGTGATCATGGAAGGCTGTAAACATAGGCATGAAAACCAGGCCCAGCCTAGTCTGCCACTGCCCTGCTGCCTACTTTGGACTTGTGCCCATTGCCTCACTTAGTTCTGATCCATTGGACTGGGGAAACTGTCAGATGGAGGATGAGCCACAGTCTGCCAGAATCCTCATTACAATGAAGGAACaacatgtttttgtatttttatgcaTGCATGTAGCAGAAAGATGTCCTTACACTCATGTTTTCCTGACCCCTTTTTCTGAGCCCTATTTGTGTAACAGAGGTTACCCAGTCTGTCCGGATCCCCGTTCTCATCGGCTCCGGTGTAACCCATGATAATGTGGAGCACTACCTTCAAGCAAGTGCCATGATCATTGGCTCGCATTTCAAGAAAGGAGGTTACTGGGCAAATGGTGTGGATGCTGAGAGAGTCAAGAGGTTCATGGGGAAGATGCATGAACTTCGGGAGTAACTGTTGTATTTCAAATCgaacaataaaaaaattattatgagCAATGTGaagataaaatatttattttttcactttttaaaaggTTTTATCAAATACATTCTTGaagataaaaaataaagcaaCACCCAAAGAGCATTTAAATATACAAAGTCAAAACACTTGTAACAATATGAATCACTGGCAGTAAATCACAGCATATATTGATGTAAAAAAATGCATTGCCTTGTACAGTACAGTCCTCAATTTATTTTAGGCTTTaacactgaatgttttttttttctttcagctaATATTCATGCACCAGTCACAGTTAAACTAAAATAGAAGCACACAAACTCTAAAATCCTACACTATTAATAAATTTTGTAACATGCTTATTTCAGTGTCAGACTATCAGTGAGACTTTCTCCTTAAGATAATACCACACTGCATTTAACGAAATGTTTTTCTTAATCCATCCATATTTGGGAATGGTTTTATGGCATGATTTGCAAACATACTCCCTTAAAACGACAATTCATTTATCAAAAGGCTGGTTGTTCAGTGGTTTCAGATGCGATTGATTTTTCCTCAATAGTTGTAGAGGCGCTGAGTGGGCTGTTTGAAGTAGCCAAAGCGGCGCTCTGAAGGCGAATAGCGTGTTCTTGCGAGGTTCTGCCTGTTGAGGGCTCCACGGGTCAGCTTTCTGTGCTCATTATAGACTCTGGCACGCTGCACTGAGAGCAGAATGGTGCTGCAGGGCGAAGGGCTGCCCCATGCAGCTAACCGCCAAGAAACGTGACGTCTGATTGGCACAGGCCTAAAGGGGTAGATTGACAAATCACAAGCCAACATAACCACAGTTACAACATGGAAATATAGGTTACATACCAGTGTGATATCCTTGGACTTGTTTTCTTCATATTATTTGAGTATGACTAACGTGCATATGCCTGAAGCCATACATGTGCCCCGTATGGAATGTAACACTCAATCTACAGACCTAGCTTTTTTTTGAGTgtttataaaatattgtttaatagATAATTCCGTACATATCGTATGTTatttacactactattcaaatgtTGGGGACctgtagtttacccaaaaatctaaattctgtctttaattactaaccctcatgttgtttcaaacccgtaagaccttcgttcatcttcagaatacaaattaagatatttttgattaaatctttctgaccctgcattgacagcaacgcaactaccacgttcaaggcccagaaaggtagtaaggacatcattaaaatagtccatgtgtcgtCAGTGGcccaaccgtaatgttatgaagctacgagaatactttttgtgccccaaaaaaacaaaaataacatttttattcaacaatgtcttctcttttccgtgtcagtcttcgacacgtTCATGCAGAAaggttaaataaaaatgttatttttgttttctttgagcactaaaagtattctcgcagcttcataaaattacagttgcaccactgatgtcacatggactattttaccaatgtccttactacctttttgtgTCTTGAATCTGTCAGTTGTGtcgttgtctatgcagggtcagaaagctatcggattttatcaaaaatattagggatgcacagTATTATTAAGACCGATATCAGAATCAATCTGTAATGGCTTTAAATGTAAACGTGTACTCAGGGTGTGCTAGCGATTTGATCACATCAGCAGTGTGGCTCATTCTTGAAGCAAAGTTTTGCCTGATTAATGATTAGATTCACTGTTTTGGATTGCTGCATTCAATCTAAGAATGCACATGCAGAATGATGTGTTCGATGTGTGTCCCGCAGTAACCTCCACACAGCTTTCAAAGCATACTCATCCGCGGATGAGCGTGGATTGCCGAGTTCGACACATGCGCAATACAATTGTTTGGACTCTTGCGTCTCTGCTGCCTTTTTTTGCACATGCGCTGTTGTATGCGGACAGTCAAAGTATACTTTGACCTTAAACAGTAAAAGCATGTGCAGCGGCAGCCTCCCCCGGATCCTAATGCCTGTTCGGTAAGGAGTTTTAATTCTGTAGGGGGCGCTTTTGGCCTCCTtctaataaaatgaaattaattacACAAATAACATTTAGACTGTGTTTCTAATTAAATAAAGCAGTAACTGATGTCATAAAATCATGAGTATGTTTTGCTTTAAaggcagggctcgcaaaatcgctatcTTAAATACAGATCTCCCGcgggtccttaaaaagtctttcatttagttttatcaaatttaaggccataaaaagttttaaaatattaaatgttataagaaaagtcttaattataatttcaagaggtcttacagttggagACAGAAAGACAAGAATCGCGATATGGCTGATTTAAACtttaaaaggcaatgatgtcattgaataaatatgagcgctgcacgtttcaaagtcaaaacacgGTGAGGATCTCTTTATGTGACTGTATCTGAAAGGAAACCGACTGTCCTTAGAAACTTGTCGTTGGCATTTTGATTTAATCTTTACCTTTTTAAGCACAGCcatgctttgtgtacagccgttaccgAGGCAACCGCTATTTTTCAGCActcttaggggccgttcacatgtcacatgccactttcttccttatcaacaaagcgctcaggCGCTTGCGCTCTGGAAGCATCTGCCGTTTCTTAGccaccatcagctgcgctctagctccaagcctatgcgtctccatgcattgtttcttctattagcgtcaaaataatgggggcttgacaaatcataaagttcaggaaatccctggaccacaatgatgagctgctggaagctgattggttggttcatgtcacatgacctgcggtgcgcttgtggaattctgaaaagttgagatgtttttatctcgatgtggcgcggacgcgcctggaaaaaacgagcgtgtcgcaccgcgtgcgcgtcgcgaccgcgtcgcttccattatccatctacatttgaaataacgaacttgagcgcgcaaaagacactacatgtgaacggccccttaatgCGCCACCTCGTGGCAGTGAATGAATTTGCATTTCCAATAAGCCTTTCTTGCTGTTTATGGTCAGAGCCACGCAAATATCGACCcaagtttttatgcagcaaacaaatagagttgtaaatgtgaaagaagttaatgtgccttctaaaaacctaaacaattaagacattaaaataaatataataattgatatgcttgatttatcccttttaatggtctaaaggctgaaatgccatggAATAAAATTTTTGCTTTTGTGAAAACCTGTctctgaactgtaaatcatgtcattttatggcttactATGTTACCGTAGACATTGTCAAACttatactgtgttcattttacttgtgcaacTCTTAAAATGGTCATAAATAGCCTAACATTTCTGCAGATAtcctgtaaatagtgaaataaaatttcttccttgatatttgtgtattaaaaatattttgcattGATAATCAGACTCTTGTCTAGTCTTGGCCCAAAGGGCTAAGAGAGATTTTGAAATTGTGCGACCCCTGTAAAGGTCAGAAGCTGAACGAAtaaaacttgaataaaaaaaaaaaaaaaacacaaacatgacacttgtatattaaataattttatatatactgatttattaatgtgtaatgttacattttttaaattatgagcTCTAAAagattttcagaatttttacaACAACTCTTTTGCTTTAGACATTCTACAAATGTTACCGCtgcatttttctaaaaaaaaaagaagcagcgATGTGCTGTCATTATAAAAGAACTTCATTATTGTTTATGTAATTCTAACAAGTTAAaaactaaccaaaaaaaaaaaaaaaacatttttaataacataatatgacaaaataattaaataatataatttaatagaaaataaataataggcttggtgttgtttccaaacaaaaggaaatataTAGGTATCAGCATCGGCTATTAGccgaaatgatttaaaaaatatttgaaatatatatgcatccctaaaaaaaatcttaatttgtgttccgaagatgaacaaaggtcttacaggttcaaAATGTGTGGAACATttccacaaatattttaaatgcaaCTGCCTATATTAAACATCACTGTTTTTaccattaataataagaaatatgatattacaatgatttctgaaggatcatgtgacaccgaagactggagtaaaggctgctgaaatttcagctttgccatcacaggaataaattacattttaaaatatattgaaatagaaaacatgattttaaattgtaataacatttcataatattactgtttttactgtatttttattcaaatgaaGTGCCTtggcaagcaaaaaaaaaaactcacacatttaaacttttttttttatatgaatattaGCTCTAGAAATGAGTTCTAGAAATTATACTGTCTTAAAAGTTCTAACTGTTGTTAAATGTACCTGGGCATGTCCtctgt belongs to Garra rufa chromosome 3, GarRuf1.0, whole genome shotgun sequence and includes:
- the LOC141331865 gene encoding uncharacterized protein, whose amino-acid sequence is MISRILAQLVGGEEKDNDVVEETDNCANLLEFDDGEWVIIQIHENQSLVSPDTNILENLLIEHPSMSVYQMRPDQEDLGSDEETEDMPRPVPIRRHVSWRLAAWGSPSPCSTILLSVQRARVYNEHRKLTRGALNRQNLARTRYSPSERRFGYFKQPTQRLYNY